A window of Aerococcus urinae contains these coding sequences:
- a CDS encoding acyltransferase family protein translates to MRQERLYLPQLDTLRLFAMLAIICYHFFTNSLPGGFLAVDIFLILSGYLVTGQLERRLREGKSFRLGSQFLRRLGKMFWPLVFFIILLLALLLLFQANLLTNIRPVVFSSLAFVNNWYQIAIGSSYFAEFLHPSLLTHLWYLGVYLQSLLVFYFIYGLLRRRLSKQHFTYFLIVLALMSAAWMAFLFTPGQDPSRAYYGTDSRLFSFLLGSIAFLMGEEIIGFSHRLLDKSWTPDLIALMTAGILAVLMKFLTDSSIWTYYGGMLVFDLLVVLFILAIVQDQSFIGKTLRFKPLAYIGRKNYFVYLTYYPIYIVFTAHASQQNWFTMQPWLQVLAIFVIGLLLDALVNQRLVTIPIYLRPKGEPLRLITGFRQVRSKETPWYQKLLFWGFTLVLALALFALVTAPKGEVVLKSEAEAREAREAIEQANREKHTIASDSDEDIEKYRQSLSQDQQAIVSDFSNEVLYQANGLSFTFLGDSLTIDVSKGITALFPRSNICAKVGLQVYQAGELIDSFSAENEIQDKVVVDLGANGGFTSQQINQLLKRFEGKKIYLVNTHVNRPWRQQVNDALKATAESRKDCHLIDWSGYYDQNAQADWLSQDGIHFSQAGVKAWTDYVGRALIEDNK, encoded by the coding sequence ATGCGCCAAGAACGGCTATATTTACCTCAGCTAGATACTCTGAGGCTCTTTGCCATGCTTGCCATCATTTGCTATCATTTCTTCACCAATTCCTTACCGGGTGGCTTTTTAGCGGTGGATATATTTTTGATCCTATCGGGTTATTTGGTGACCGGTCAGTTGGAGCGGCGGTTAAGGGAAGGCAAGTCCTTCAGGCTGGGCTCGCAATTCTTAAGGCGCTTGGGGAAAATGTTTTGGCCCTTGGTCTTTTTTATTATCCTCCTATTAGCGCTCTTATTGCTCTTTCAAGCAAACTTGTTAACCAATATCCGGCCGGTGGTCTTTTCCAGCTTGGCCTTTGTTAATAACTGGTATCAGATTGCCATTGGGTCTTCCTATTTTGCTGAATTTCTCCACCCCTCGCTTTTAACCCATCTTTGGTACTTGGGGGTCTACCTACAATCACTCTTGGTCTTTTATTTCATCTATGGCTTACTGCGGCGGCGCTTGTCTAAGCAGCATTTTACTTATTTCTTGATTGTTTTAGCCCTGATGTCAGCCGCCTGGATGGCCTTTCTCTTTACTCCGGGACAAGATCCTAGCCGGGCCTATTATGGGACTGATAGCCGCTTATTTTCCTTTTTATTAGGGAGCATCGCTTTCTTAATGGGGGAAGAAATCATAGGCTTCTCACATCGTCTGCTTGATAAATCTTGGACCCCTGACTTAATCGCCCTAATGACTGCTGGTATTTTAGCAGTCTTGATGAAGTTCCTGACGGATTCTTCCATATGGACCTACTACGGGGGCATGTTGGTCTTTGACCTGTTGGTAGTCTTATTTATCTTGGCCATTGTCCAAGACCAGTCCTTTATTGGTAAGACCCTTCGTTTCAAGCCCTTGGCCTATATCGGGCGGAAGAATTATTTCGTCTATCTGACCTATTATCCGATCTATATTGTCTTTACTGCCCATGCCAGTCAACAAAACTGGTTTACCATGCAACCTTGGCTACAGGTCCTAGCCATTTTTGTGATAGGCCTGCTCCTAGACGCCTTGGTTAACCAGCGCTTAGTGACAATACCGATTTATTTGCGCCCTAAAGGGGAGCCCTTGCGATTAATTACAGGCTTCCGTCAAGTCCGGTCTAAGGAGACCCCCTGGTACCAAAAACTTCTCTTTTGGGGCTTTACCCTGGTTCTAGCTTTGGCTCTCTTTGCCTTAGTGACAGCACCCAAGGGCGAAGTGGTCCTCAAGTCTGAAGCTGAAGCCCGGGAGGCCCGTGAAGCGATCGAACAAGCCAACCGGGAAAAACATACCATTGCTAGTGATAGTGACGAAGATATTGAAAAATACCGGCAATCGCTTAGCCAAGACCAACAAGCTATCGTGAGTGACTTTTCCAATGAAGTCCTTTACCAGGCTAACGGACTTAGCTTTACCTTCTTAGGGGACTCCTTAACCATCGATGTTTCTAAGGGGATTACGGCCCTCTTCCCACGGTCTAATATCTGTGCCAAGGTGGGACTCCAAGTCTACCAAGCGGGTGAACTGATCGATAGCTTTAGCGCTGAGAATGAGATCCAGGATAAAGTGGTGGTAGACTTAGGAGCCAATGGTGGCTTTACTTCCCAACAAATCAACCAATTACTGAAACGTTTTGAAGGTAAGAAGATTTACCTGGTCAATACCCACGTCAACCGGCCCTGGCGCCAACAAGTTAATGACGCCTTGAAGGCAACCGCTGAGAGTCGAAAAGACTGTCATCTAATCGATTGGTCCGGCTACTACGATCAAAATGCCCAAGCGGATTGGCTCAGTCAAGATGGGATTCATTTCTCTCAAGCAGGAGTCAAGGCTTGGACAGACTATGTGGGACGGGCATTAATTGAAGATAATAAGTGA
- the rplQ gene encoding 50S ribosomal protein L17, producing the protein MSYRKLGRSSSQRKALLRDLTTDLLINERITTTETRAKEIRKTAEKMITLGKKGDLASRRRAASYLRNEVSDVRVEDEKIVIETVLQKLFNDLGERYADRQGGYTRILKTEPRRGDNAPMAIIELV; encoded by the coding sequence ATGAGTTACCGTAAATTAGGTCGTAGTAGCTCCCAACGTAAAGCCTTATTACGTGATTTAACTACTGACTTATTAATCAACGAACGCATTACCACGACTGAAACTCGCGCTAAAGAAATTCGTAAAACTGCTGAAAAGATGATCACTTTAGGTAAAAAAGGCGATCTCGCTTCTCGTCGTCGCGCAGCAAGTTATTTACGTAATGAAGTGAGCGATGTTCGTGTTGAAGACGAAAAAATCGTTATTGAAACCGTTCTTCAAAAGTTATTCAATGACTTAGGTGAACGTTACGCTGACCGTCAAGGTGGTTATACTCGTATTTTGAAAACCGAACCACGTCGTGGCGATAACGCTCCAATGGCGATTATTGAATTAGTATAA
- a CDS encoding DNA-directed RNA polymerase subunit alpha, protein MIEIEKPNIETIETSEDNKFGKFAVEPLERGYGTTLGNSLRRVLLSSLPGTAVTSIKIENVLHEFSTIPGVREDVTQIVLNIKQLALKLYDVDEKDIELDITGPAEVTVADITADADFDVLNPDLHICSLAEGAKIHMLMHVKNGRGFVRAENNKTDDMPIGVIPVDSIYTPIKKVNYQVENTRIGEVNEYDKLTFDIWTDGTIAPKEALSLAAKVLTEHLAIFVSLTDEAQEAEIMVEKEETQKEKMLEMTIEELDLSVRSYNCLKRAGINTVEELTQKTEAEMMKVRNLGRKSLDEVKGKLDALDLSLKDDD, encoded by the coding sequence ATGATCGAAATTGAAAAGCCAAATATCGAAACCATTGAAACCAGCGAAGATAATAAGTTTGGTAAATTCGCTGTCGAACCACTAGAGAGAGGTTATGGGACGACTTTAGGTAATTCCCTTCGTCGTGTACTTTTATCCTCATTACCAGGGACAGCTGTAACATCGATAAAGATTGAAAATGTTTTACATGAATTTTCAACTATTCCAGGAGTACGTGAAGACGTTACCCAAATTGTTCTTAATATTAAGCAACTTGCGCTTAAATTATACGATGTCGATGAAAAGGACATTGAACTTGATATTACTGGACCAGCTGAAGTGACTGTGGCAGATATTACTGCTGACGCGGACTTCGATGTTTTGAATCCAGATCTACATATTTGTTCTTTGGCTGAAGGTGCCAAAATCCATATGCTGATGCATGTTAAGAATGGACGTGGCTTTGTTCGTGCAGAAAACAACAAAACGGACGATATGCCTATTGGTGTCATTCCGGTCGATTCAATCTATACACCAATCAAGAAGGTTAACTACCAAGTAGAAAATACCCGGATTGGTGAAGTCAATGAATATGATAAATTGACTTTCGATATTTGGACGGATGGAACGATTGCCCCTAAGGAAGCTTTAAGCTTAGCGGCTAAAGTCTTAACGGAACATCTTGCGATCTTTGTTAGCCTAACTGATGAAGCTCAAGAAGCTGAAATCATGGTTGAGAAAGAAGAAACACAAAAAGAAAAAATGCTCGAAATGACCATTGAGGAATTAGACTTATCGGTACGGTCCTATAACTGCTTGAAACGGGCAGGGATTAATACCGTTGAAGAATTGACTCAAAAGACTGAAGCAGAAATGATGAAGGTCCGTAACTTAGGACGTAAATCATTAGATGAAGTCAAGGGCAAACTCGACGCATTAGACTTATCTTTAAAAGATGATGACTAA
- the rpsK gene encoding 30S ribosomal protein S11 — protein sequence MAKAKRQGSRKRRVKKHVESGVAHIHSTFNNTIVMITDEQGNAISWSSAGALGFKGSRKSTPYAAQLASETAAKTAMDHGMKTVEVSVKGPGSGRESAIRALQAAGLEVTAIRDVTPIPHNGCRPPKRRRV from the coding sequence ATGGCAAAAGCAAAACGTCAAGGATCACGTAAACGTCGTGTCAAGAAACATGTTGAGTCAGGCGTCGCACATATTCACTCAACATTCAACAATACTATTGTGATGATTACTGATGAACAAGGAAATGCGATTTCTTGGTCTTCTGCAGGGGCTCTTGGCTTTAAAGGTTCCCGTAAATCAACACCATATGCTGCACAATTAGCTTCAGAAACCGCTGCTAAAACAGCAATGGATCATGGGATGAAAACCGTAGAAGTATCGGTAAAAGGTCCTGGCTCTGGTCGTGAATCTGCTATTCGTGCACTTCAAGCTGCAGGATTAGAAGTTACTGCAATTCGTGATGTAACACCTATTCCTCATAATGGTTGTCGTCCTCCAAAACGTCGTCGTGTTTAA
- the rpsM gene encoding 30S ribosomal protein S13 produces MARIAGVDIPRDKRVVISLTYIFGIGKATAEKICEACDVSEDTRVRDLTNDELDRLRKEVDKIKVEGDLRRDINMDIKRLQEIGSYRGMRHRRGLPVRGQNTKNNARTRKGKRGLAIAKKK; encoded by the coding sequence ATGGCACGTATTGCAGGAGTAGATATTCCTAGAGATAAACGCGTTGTTATCTCATTAACCTACATTTTCGGTATCGGTAAAGCCACTGCTGAAAAGATTTGTGAAGCTTGTGATGTTTCCGAAGATACTCGTGTTCGTGACCTCACTAACGATGAACTTGACCGCCTACGTAAAGAAGTGGACAAGATCAAAGTTGAAGGTGACTTACGCCGCGATATCAATATGGATATCAAACGCTTACAAGAAATTGGTTCATACCGTGGTATGCGTCACCGTCGTGGCTTACCAGTTCGTGGACAAAATACTAAAAACAATGCACGTACCCGTAAAGGTAAACGTGGCTTAGCAATCGCTAAGAAGAAATAA
- the rpmJ gene encoding 50S ribosomal protein L36 — MKVRASVKPICEKCKVIRRSGRVMVICANPKHKQRQG, encoded by the coding sequence GTGAAAGTTAGAGCATCAGTAAAACCTATTTGTGAAAAATGCAAGGTAATTCGCCGTAGTGGCCGTGTGATGGTTATTTGTGCGAACCCTAAACATAAACAACGTCAAGGTTAA
- the infA gene encoding translation initiation factor IF-1, whose protein sequence is MAKEDMIEVEGTVTESLPNAMFKVELENGFEVLAHISGKMRVNYIRILPGDRVKVEMSPYDLSKGRITYRFK, encoded by the coding sequence GTGGCTAAAGAAGATATGATTGAAGTTGAAGGTACTGTTACTGAATCGTTACCAAATGCAATGTTCAAAGTCGAGCTCGAAAACGGCTTTGAAGTTTTAGCGCATATTTCAGGAAAAATGCGTGTTAATTATATCCGTATTTTACCTGGCGACCGTGTAAAGGTAGAAATGTCTCCTTATGACTTAAGTAAAGGACGTATTACCTACCGATTCAAGTAA
- a CDS encoding adenylate kinase: protein MKRNIILMGLPGAGKGTQAERIEAAYKIPHISTGDMFRQAMADGTELGKKAKSYMDSGSLVPDEVTNGIVKDRLAQVKDDEGYMLDGFPRTINQAEALEEITASIDQPIDAVIYIDVDPEVLKQRLTGRNICRSCGATYNVNSNPPKEENTCDRCGSHDFYQREDDKAEVVENRIQVNLEQTKPLVEFYEAKGKLYKVPGDIGIENVFNRISEVIED, encoded by the coding sequence ATGAAAAGAAATATTATTTTAATGGGTCTACCTGGTGCAGGTAAGGGAACCCAAGCTGAACGCATTGAAGCAGCTTATAAAATTCCTCATATTTCTACTGGTGATATGTTCCGCCAAGCTATGGCTGACGGTACGGAATTAGGGAAGAAGGCCAAGTCCTACATGGATTCTGGTTCTTTAGTACCTGATGAAGTAACTAACGGCATTGTCAAAGACCGCTTAGCTCAAGTCAAAGACGATGAGGGTTATATGTTAGATGGTTTCCCAAGAACCATCAACCAAGCTGAGGCTTTGGAAGAGATTACGGCAAGTATCGATCAACCCATTGATGCAGTCATTTACATTGATGTTGATCCTGAGGTGCTAAAACAACGTTTAACCGGCAGAAACATTTGTCGTTCGTGTGGGGCAACCTACAATGTGAACTCTAACCCACCAAAAGAAGAAAACACCTGTGACCGTTGTGGTAGTCATGATTTCTACCAACGTGAGGATGACAAAGCTGAAGTTGTCGAAAATCGTATCCAGGTGAACCTCGAACAAACCAAGCCTTTGGTTGAATTCTATGAAGCAAAGGGCAAACTCTACAAGGTTCCTGGCGACATTGGCATTGAAAATGTCTTTAACCGCATTTCTGAAGTTATCGAAGATTAG
- the secY gene encoding preprotein translocase subunit SecY, producing MFSTLKQAFKDKNIRGRIFFTLWMLIVFRIGSHITVPFVNAGAVSTLANSGLFGLLNTFGGGALASYSIFSLGVSPYITASIVIQLLQMEIVPSFTEWSKQGEVGRRKLNKWTRYFAVAIAFFQSLALSLGFNSLAQFGLIQNPSTTTYLFIALIMTAGSMFVTWIGEQITQYGVGNGTSLIIFAGIVSRVPTEIVAFVSSKLLKAEGNALVQNGLLALAFILIMILIITFVVFINQAERRIPVRYSKRANSANQRAHLPLKINSAGVIPVIFASSLIMVPQTILNFFRASHGEAEWFKLVSRIFSLQDPLGIALYAVTIILFTFFYAHIQINPERVAENFQKSGAYIPSVRPGLATEQFISTVLNRLSFFGALFLMAIATAPLVISYVLDMSQRVALSGTSLLIVVGVALDTYKQIEGRLIKHRYIGFIRE from the coding sequence ATGTTTAGCACCTTGAAACAAGCCTTCAAGGACAAAAATATTAGAGGTCGAATCTTCTTTACTCTATGGATGTTAATTGTCTTTAGAATCGGCTCACATATTACCGTTCCTTTTGTTAATGCTGGAGCGGTATCGACTTTAGCAAATTCGGGCCTATTCGGCTTGTTAAATACCTTTGGTGGTGGAGCCTTAGCGAGTTACTCCATCTTCTCCTTAGGTGTTTCACCCTACATTACTGCTTCGATTGTTATCCAGCTCTTGCAGATGGAAATTGTTCCATCATTCACCGAGTGGTCCAAGCAAGGGGAGGTAGGGCGTCGGAAGTTAAATAAATGGACGCGTTACTTTGCAGTAGCGATCGCTTTCTTTCAATCATTAGCATTGTCATTAGGGTTTAACTCATTAGCCCAATTCGGCTTAATTCAAAACCCAAGTACGACAACTTACTTATTCATTGCCTTGATAATGACCGCTGGATCCATGTTTGTTACTTGGATTGGGGAGCAAATCACCCAATATGGGGTGGGTAACGGAACATCATTGATTATTTTTGCCGGGATCGTTTCTCGTGTCCCTACAGAAATTGTCGCTTTTGTAAGTTCCAAACTTCTCAAGGCAGAAGGCAACGCCTTGGTTCAAAATGGCTTATTGGCACTAGCCTTTATCCTGATAATGATCCTCATCATTACCTTTGTGGTCTTTATCAACCAGGCTGAACGCCGAATTCCGGTGCGTTATTCTAAACGGGCCAATAGCGCTAACCAACGTGCCCACCTACCATTGAAAATCAATTCAGCTGGTGTTATCCCAGTGATCTTTGCTAGTTCCCTAATTATGGTTCCGCAAACGATCTTGAATTTCTTTAGAGCTTCTCATGGAGAGGCTGAATGGTTTAAACTCGTCTCACGGATCTTTTCATTACAAGATCCTTTAGGAATTGCCCTATACGCGGTGACGATTATTCTGTTCACCTTCTTCTATGCCCATATTCAAATTAATCCAGAACGTGTGGCTGAGAACTTCCAAAAATCAGGTGCTTACATTCCTAGTGTTCGTCCTGGTTTAGCGACTGAACAGTTTATTTCAACGGTTCTCAATCGTTTAAGTTTCTTTGGTGCTCTGTTCTTAATGGCCATTGCCACCGCGCCTTTAGTGATTTCTTATGTTTTAGATATGTCACAAAGAGTTGCTTTAAGTGGGACTAGCTTGTTGATCGTTGTCGGAGTCGCATTAGATACCTATAAACAAATTGAAGGACGTTTAATCAAACATCGTTATATTGGATTCATTCGTGAATAG
- the rplO gene encoding 50S ribosomal protein L15, with the protein MALHELQPAKGSRHSRKRVGRGSGSGWGKTSTRGQKGQLARSGGRTRLGFEGGQTPLYRRIPKRGFTNINRKEYAIVNIEDLNVFEDGSEVSANELAEAGLIKKEKAGVKILGQGNLERKLTVKAAKFSASAKEAIEAAGGVCEVI; encoded by the coding sequence ATGGCATTACATGAATTACAACCCGCAAAAGGATCTCGTCATTCACGCAAACGTGTAGGTCGTGGATCAGGGTCAGGTTGGGGTAAAACCTCTACCCGTGGTCAAAAAGGACAATTAGCACGTTCCGGTGGACGTACTCGTCTAGGCTTCGAAGGTGGACAAACTCCACTTTACCGTCGTATCCCTAAACGTGGTTTCACCAACATTAACCGTAAAGAATATGCGATTGTTAATATCGAAGACTTAAATGTTTTTGAAGACGGCTCAGAAGTTTCAGCCAATGAATTAGCTGAAGCAGGTTTAATCAAGAAGGAAAAAGCTGGCGTTAAAATTTTAGGACAAGGTAACTTAGAACGTAAGTTAACAGTAAAAGCTGCTAAATTCTCAGCGTCTGCAAAAGAAGCTATTGAAGCCGCTGGGGGAGTTTGCGAGGTGATCTAA
- the rpmD gene encoding 50S ribosomal protein L30: MSEVKITLKKSLIGRKEDQIRTVKALGLKHVGYSVVKTRDEAINGMINKVAHLVSVEDVK; this comes from the coding sequence ATGTCAGAAGTAAAAATTACTTTAAAGAAAAGTTTAATTGGTCGCAAAGAAGATCAAATTAGAACCGTTAAAGCACTAGGTTTAAAACATGTTGGCTACAGTGTTGTTAAGACACGCGATGAAGCAATTAATGGTATGATTAATAAAGTAGCCCACCTAGTCTCTGTTGAAGACGTAAAATAA
- the rpsE gene encoding 30S ribosomal protein S5: protein MAKDFVQIDDKKIEDRVVAINRVTKVVKGGRRMRFAALVVVGDGEGHVGFGTGKASEVPAAINKAIENGKKNMIAVPLAGTTIPHEVIGKFNGGRVMLKPAKVGSGVAAGGPIRAVVELAGIADITSKSLGSNTPINMVQATIQGLAELKDPKEVAQLRGKSVQELLG from the coding sequence ATGGCAAAAGATTTCGTTCAAATTGATGACAAAAAAATTGAAGATCGCGTTGTTGCTATTAATCGAGTAACCAAAGTTGTTAAAGGTGGTCGCCGGATGCGCTTTGCAGCCTTAGTGGTTGTTGGTGACGGTGAAGGTCACGTAGGATTTGGTACCGGTAAAGCTTCTGAAGTGCCTGCAGCAATCAATAAAGCGATTGAAAATGGTAAGAAAAACATGATCGCGGTTCCACTTGCTGGTACAACTATTCCACATGAAGTCATTGGTAAATTCAATGGTGGTCGTGTTATGCTTAAACCTGCTAAAGTCGGTTCTGGGGTTGCCGCTGGTGGTCCAATCCGTGCCGTTGTTGAATTAGCCGGTATTGCTGATATTACTTCAAAATCTCTCGGATCCAATACACCAATTAATATGGTTCAAGCAACTATCCAAGGTCTTGCTGAATTAAAAGACCCTAAAGAAGTTGCTCAATTACGTGGTAAATCCGTACAAGAACTATTAGGTTAG
- the rplR gene encoding 50S ribosomal protein L18: MTKLISKPDKNALRQKRHARIRRNLSGTAECPRLSVYRSNKHIYAQLIDDVAGVTLASASDANSELNKGSKTENAQAVGQAIAERGKEAGVTAVVFDRGGYQYHGRVKALAEAARENGLEF, encoded by the coding sequence GTGACAAAATTGATTAGCAAACCAGATAAAAATGCATTACGTCAAAAACGTCATGCACGTATTCGTCGTAATCTTTCTGGAACAGCAGAGTGCCCACGCTTGAGTGTTTACCGCTCAAATAAACACATCTACGCTCAATTAATTGATGACGTAGCGGGTGTTACGCTTGCAAGTGCCTCTGATGCCAATTCAGAATTAAACAAAGGAAGCAAAACTGAAAATGCCCAAGCAGTTGGCCAAGCCATTGCTGAACGCGGAAAAGAAGCAGGAGTGACTGCAGTAGTCTTTGACCGTGGGGGTTACCAATATCACGGCCGTGTGAAAGCCTTAGCAGAAGCCGCTCGTGAAAATGGATTAGAATTCTAA
- the rplF gene encoding 50S ribosomal protein L6: MSRIGYKPVAVPSDVTVSIDGSTVTVKGPKGELTREFNPLIKIAQNEENEYTFEPVNQSKEARSMHGTSRSLFYNMVVGTHEGFSKQLELSGVGYRAQLQGKKLVLQVGLSHPVEFEAPEGIDFEVPSNTEIKINGADKDKVGELAAKIRQVRKPEPYKGKGIKYAGEHIIRKEGKTGK; this comes from the coding sequence ATGAGTCGTATTGGTTATAAACCAGTTGCCGTACCAAGTGACGTAACCGTATCTATTGACGGTTCTACCGTTACTGTTAAAGGCCCTAAAGGTGAATTAACACGCGAATTCAATCCATTGATTAAAATCGCTCAAAACGAAGAAAATGAATATACTTTTGAACCAGTAAACCAATCAAAAGAAGCCCGTTCTATGCATGGAACGTCACGTTCATTGTTCTATAACATGGTAGTAGGAACCCACGAAGGTTTCTCCAAACAATTGGAACTATCCGGGGTTGGTTACCGTGCGCAATTACAAGGTAAAAAACTTGTCTTACAAGTGGGATTATCCCATCCAGTAGAATTTGAAGCACCAGAAGGTATTGACTTTGAGGTACCAAGCAATACAGAAATCAAAATCAACGGTGCTGACAAAGATAAAGTTGGCGAATTAGCTGCTAAAATCCGTCAAGTACGTAAACCAGAACCTTACAAGGGTAAAGGGATTAAATACGCTGGCGAACACATTATCCGTAAAGAAGGTAAAACTGGTAAGTAA
- the rpsH gene encoding 30S ribosomal protein S8 — protein MVMTDPIADFLTRIRNANLVRHETVEVPASKMKEAIAKILEEQGYIKGYEVLEDDKQGIIRVFMKYGADNQRIITNLRRISKPGLRVYAKSDEIPKVLNGLGIAIVSTSEGVVTDKEARQKNIGGEILAYVW, from the coding sequence ATGGTCATGACAGATCCAATTGCGGACTTCCTAACTCGTATTCGTAACGCTAACTTAGTGCGTCATGAAACAGTTGAAGTTCCAGCTTCAAAAATGAAAGAAGCAATTGCTAAAATCTTAGAAGAACAAGGCTATATTAAAGGCTATGAAGTCTTAGAAGACGACAAACAAGGGATTATCCGCGTATTCATGAAATACGGTGCCGATAACCAACGTATCATCACAAACTTACGCCGTATTTCTAAACCAGGATTACGCGTTTACGCAAAAAGTGATGAAATTCCTAAAGTCTTAAACGGATTAGGAATTGCCATTGTATCAACATCTGAAGGTGTTGTTACTGACAAAGAAGCACGCCAAAAGAACATTGGTGGCGAAATTCTTGCCTACGTATGGTAA
- a CDS encoding type Z 30S ribosomal protein S14, whose product MAKKAMIEKNKRKPKYSTQAYTRCERCGRPHSVYRKFKLCRICLRELAHKGQLPGVKKASW is encoded by the coding sequence TTGGCTAAAAAAGCAATGATCGAAAAGAATAAACGTAAACCTAAGTATTCAACACAGGCTTACACACGTTGTGAACGCTGTGGCAGACCCCACTCTGTTTACCGTAAGTTTAAATTATGCCGTATTTGTCTTCGTGAACTTGCCCATAAAGGACAACTTCCAGGGGTCAAGAAGGCTAGTTGGTAA
- the rplE gene encoding 50S ribosomal protein L5, protein MANHLKEKYNNEVKNALIEKFNYTSPMQVPKVDKIVLNMGVGDAVSNSKNLENAVEELTKISGQKPIITKAKKSIAGFRLREGMPIGTKVTLRGERMYDFLDKLINVSLPRVRDFRGISKRSFDGRGNYTLGIREQLIFPEIDFDEVDKVRGLDVVIVTTAESDEESRELLAQLGMPFQK, encoded by the coding sequence ATGGCTAATCATTTAAAAGAAAAATACAATAACGAAGTAAAGAACGCTTTAATTGAAAAGTTTAACTATACTTCCCCAATGCAAGTGCCTAAAGTTGACAAGATTGTTTTAAATATGGGTGTCGGAGACGCTGTCTCCAACTCAAAAAATCTTGAAAACGCAGTGGAAGAATTAACCAAGATCTCTGGTCAAAAACCAATTATCACCAAGGCGAAGAAATCAATCGCTGGTTTCCGCTTACGTGAAGGTATGCCTATTGGTACCAAAGTTACCTTACGTGGTGAACGTATGTATGACTTCTTAGACAAGTTAATTAATGTTTCACTTCCTCGTGTTCGTGACTTCCGCGGTATTAGCAAACGTTCCTTTGACGGACGTGGTAACTACACCTTAGGTATTCGTGAACAATTAATCTTCCCAGAAATCGACTTTGATGAAGTTGATAAAGTTCGTGGTCTAGACGTTGTTATCGTCACAACCGCAGAATCCGATGAAGAATCAAGAGAATTATTGGCACAATTAGGAATGCCATTCCAAAAATAG
- the rplX gene encoding 50S ribosomal protein L24, producing the protein MRIKTGDKVEIIAGKDKGVQGTVLKTFPKKDRVLVEGANLVKKHQRPSQANPQGGIIEEEAAIHVSNVQLIDPETNEKTRVAIEERDGKRVRVAKKSGKALD; encoded by the coding sequence ATGCGTATTAAAACAGGTGATAAAGTAGAAATTATTGCTGGTAAAGACAAAGGCGTTCAAGGAACAGTTTTAAAAACTTTCCCTAAGAAAGACCGCGTACTCGTTGAAGGCGCAAACTTAGTGAAGAAACACCAACGTCCATCCCAAGCAAATCCACAAGGCGGCATCATCGAAGAAGAAGCTGCAATTCATGTATCAAATGTCCAATTAATTGATCCAGAAACCAACGAAAAGACTCGCGTTGCCATTGAAGAACGTGACGGCAAACGTGTTCGTGTCGCTAAAAAATCTGGCAAAGCCTTAGATTAA
- the rplN gene encoding 50S ribosomal protein L14, which yields MIQTESRLKVADNSGAREVLCVSVLGGSGRKTANIGDVIVCTVKQATPGGVVKKGDVVKAVIVRSKSGTRRADGSYIKFDENACVIIRDDKTPRGTRIFGPVARELRENNYMRIISLAPEVL from the coding sequence ATGATTCAAACAGAAAGTCGCTTGAAAGTTGCTGATAACTCAGGAGCACGTGAAGTCCTATGTGTCAGCGTTTTAGGTGGTTCAGGTCGTAAAACAGCTAACATCGGTGACGTTATTGTATGTACAGTAAAACAAGCTACACCCGGTGGCGTTGTTAAAAAAGGTGATGTGGTAAAAGCTGTTATTGTTCGCTCCAAGAGTGGAACACGTCGTGCTGATGGTTCATACATCAAATTCGATGAAAATGCCTGTGTAATTATTCGTGATGACAAAACACCACGTGGAACTCGTATCTTTGGACCAGTAGCTCGTGAATTACGTGAAAACAACTATATGCGTATTATTTCACTCGCTCCAGAAGTACTTTAA